Proteins from a single region of Streptomyces sp. Tu 3180:
- a CDS encoding LLM class flavin-dependent oxidoreductase, translating to MTTLGAVFRPQLAPERLRSVARLADGAGLEELWLWEDCFREGGISAAAAALAWTERVRVGVGLLPVPLRNVAVTAMEAATLHRMFPGRAILGVGHGVQDWMGQVGARVESPVTLLREHLVALRGLLRGERITTDGQYVELDDVALDWPPEGEVEVLAGATGPRTVRLTGEAADGTILTATTSPEGVRRARRLIDEGRAAAGRGAGPHRVVVYLLAATGPGADGRLRAELVAEGVGGEPDLGAAGDAGAVAKAVQRLAEAGADAVVLQPTGDEPDPEGFVRFVAQEVRPLVP from the coding sequence ATGACCACACTCGGCGCTGTGTTCCGTCCCCAGCTCGCTCCCGAGCGGCTCCGTTCCGTTGCCCGGCTCGCGGACGGGGCGGGGCTCGAGGAGCTCTGGCTGTGGGAGGACTGTTTCCGGGAGGGCGGGATCTCGGCCGCCGCCGCCGCGCTCGCGTGGACCGAGCGGGTGCGGGTCGGGGTCGGACTGCTGCCCGTGCCCCTGCGGAACGTCGCCGTCACCGCCATGGAGGCCGCCACCCTGCACCGCATGTTCCCCGGGCGCGCGATCCTCGGCGTCGGACACGGGGTGCAGGACTGGATGGGGCAGGTCGGGGCGCGCGTCGAGTCCCCGGTGACCCTGCTGCGGGAGCACCTCGTCGCACTGCGGGGCCTGTTGCGGGGGGAGCGGATCACGACCGACGGGCAGTACGTCGAGCTCGACGACGTCGCTCTCGACTGGCCGCCGGAGGGCGAGGTCGAGGTGCTCGCGGGGGCCACCGGTCCGCGGACCGTGCGGCTCACCGGTGAGGCCGCCGACGGCACCATCCTCACCGCCACCACCTCACCGGAAGGCGTCCGGCGCGCACGCCGGCTCATCGACGAGGGACGCGCCGCGGCAGGCCGCGGCGCCGGGCCGCACAGGGTCGTCGTCTACCTGCTCGCCGCCACCGGGCCCGGCGCCGACGGGCGGCTGCGTGCCGAGCTGGTCGCCGAGGGCGTCGGCGGGGAACCGGACCTCGGGGCCGCCGGGGACGCGGGCGCCGTCGCCAAGGCGGTCCAGCGGCTGGCCGAGGCCGGGGCCGACGCGGTCGTCCTGCAGCCGACCGGCGACGAGCCGGACCCCGAGGGCTTCGTGCGGTTCGTGGCGCAGGAGGTACGGCCGCTGGTGCCGTGA
- a CDS encoding isoprenyl transferase, translated as MNLRDKLRGLLVRLYARRVEGHLDTAQVPKHIGVIMDGNRRWAKASGSSTVHGHRAGADKIEEFLGWCSETDVEVVTLWLLSTDNFDRPKEELVPLLGIIEDVVRTLAADGRWRVHHVGTLDLLPSGMQTTLKEAEEATAHIDGIVVNVAIGYGGRQEIADAVRSMLLDAREKGTSLDELAEAVDVDMIGRHLYTRAQPDPDLVIRTSGEQRLSGFMLWQTAHSEYYFCEVFWPAFRKVDFLRALRDYAARHRRYGG; from the coding sequence GTGAACCTGCGCGACAAGCTGCGCGGCCTGCTGGTCAGGCTGTACGCGCGCCGGGTGGAAGGCCACCTGGACACCGCTCAGGTGCCCAAGCACATCGGCGTCATCATGGACGGCAACCGCCGTTGGGCCAAGGCCTCGGGTTCCAGCACCGTCCACGGCCACCGGGCCGGTGCCGACAAGATCGAGGAGTTCCTCGGCTGGTGCTCCGAGACGGACGTCGAGGTCGTCACCCTCTGGCTGCTGTCCACGGACAACTTCGACCGGCCGAAGGAGGAACTCGTCCCGCTGCTCGGCATCATCGAGGACGTGGTCCGCACCCTCGCCGCCGACGGACGCTGGCGGGTGCACCACGTCGGGACGCTCGACCTGCTGCCCTCCGGGATGCAGACCACCCTGAAGGAGGCCGAGGAGGCCACCGCGCACATCGACGGGATAGTGGTCAACGTCGCCATCGGATACGGCGGCCGCCAGGAGATCGCCGACGCGGTGCGGTCCATGCTGCTCGACGCCCGTGAGAAGGGCACCTCGTTGGACGAGCTCGCCGAGGCCGTCGACGTCGACATGATCGGGCGTCACCTCTACACCCGCGCCCAGCCCGACCCGGACCTCGTCATCCGCACCAGCGGTGAGCAGCGGCTGTCCGGATTCATGCTCTGGCAGACCGCGCACTCGGAGTACTACTTCTGCGAGGTCTTCTGGCCGGCCTTCCGCAAGGTCGACTTCCTGCGCGCCCTGCGCGACTACGCCGCCCGCCACCGGCGCTACGGCGGCTGA
- a CDS encoding putative T7SS-secreted protein, which translates to MTLAPESDRDGVVLDPRSRADLGLPQGLKSAPRMPNPDCPHLGFNPVPGDTETVRRLHKKLSGCAEALQDTHDVVTGLLDGSHWKGDAAVAFREQLDDGPLPLNLKNAAHSLRKAARQLSRWEGELDDFRRRAKQLEDDAREARAEVDRAEGRAARAEGHPDLEKEGSDREAARRALTRANNDVEEAQAELDKVIGRAKRLAEEHERRAQLRARKIRDATKKLAPQEPGWFDEALDWLGDNLPDILSFLAGVAGVVAILFAGPLGLAMVAALMLTASGLSVTALGLRLLANPETLESLKDGFTKGELDADFWSNLVSVGADAAGAIPGLAAVAAGAKGAVNTLRTGGATLSLAQKTALLGTKTMENMQAISRLDNPFVARAVRGLGNPDTAARTVTITSGLVGVGTAGFGLYNKVVDADDDGIKDGAVAGVDGTRLILDNAGIFDVVRHAF; encoded by the coding sequence GTGACCCTCGCTCCGGAGAGTGATCGGGACGGCGTTGTCCTGGACCCGCGGTCCCGGGCGGACCTCGGCCTGCCCCAGGGGCTCAAGTCGGCCCCGCGCATGCCGAACCCGGACTGTCCGCATCTGGGGTTCAACCCGGTGCCGGGCGACACGGAGACCGTCCGTCGGCTGCACAAGAAGCTGAGCGGGTGTGCGGAGGCGCTTCAGGACACGCACGACGTGGTCACCGGACTGCTGGACGGAAGCCACTGGAAGGGCGACGCCGCCGTGGCCTTCCGCGAACAACTCGACGACGGGCCGCTGCCGCTGAACCTGAAGAACGCGGCGCACTCCCTCCGCAAGGCGGCGAGGCAGCTGAGCCGCTGGGAGGGAGAGCTGGACGACTTCCGGCGGCGCGCGAAGCAGCTGGAGGACGACGCGAGGGAGGCCCGGGCCGAGGTCGACCGGGCCGAGGGACGCGCGGCCAGGGCGGAGGGCCATCCCGACCTCGAGAAGGAGGGCTCCGACCGGGAGGCGGCACGGCGGGCGCTGACCCGGGCGAACAACGACGTCGAGGAGGCGCAGGCCGAACTCGACAAGGTCATCGGCAGGGCGAAGAGGCTGGCCGAGGAGCATGAGCGCCGGGCCCAGCTCCGTGCGAGGAAGATCCGCGACGCGACGAAGAAGCTGGCGCCGCAGGAGCCGGGCTGGTTCGACGAGGCCCTCGACTGGCTGGGCGACAACCTGCCGGACATCCTGAGCTTCTTGGCCGGAGTCGCAGGTGTCGTGGCGATCCTCTTCGCGGGGCCACTTGGGTTGGCGATGGTGGCGGCGTTGATGCTCACAGCGTCCGGGCTGAGCGTGACGGCACTCGGTCTGCGGCTCCTTGCGAATCCCGAGACGTTGGAGTCCTTGAAGGACGGCTTCACCAAAGGTGAGCTCGATGCGGATTTCTGGAGCAATCTGGTGTCAGTGGGAGCAGATGCCGCCGGGGCGATTCCCGGACTCGCGGCGGTTGCAGCAGGAGCCAAGGGAGCCGTGAACACGCTTCGTACGGGCGGAGCGACGCTTTCGCTCGCACAGAAGACAGCACTGCTCGGCACCAAAACCATGGAAAACATGCAGGCCATTTCCCGGCTCGACAACCCTTTCGTCGCGCGGGCTGTTCGGGGTCTCGGCAACCCCGATACCGCGGCCAGGACCGTGACGATCACGTCAGGGCTGGTCGGCGTCGGTACTGCCGGATTCGGACTCTACAACAAGGTCGTGGACGCGGACGACGACGGAATCAAGGACGGGGCCGTCGCAGGCGTCGACGGAACGCGATTGATTCTGGACAACGCCGGGATCTTCGATGTCGTCCGTCACGCCTTCTGA
- a CDS encoding class I SAM-dependent methyltransferase, whose amino-acid sequence MPDKRTRSFDDLLAEGASVPTEGWDFSWFEGRATEARPSWGYAVSMAGRLGRAGAALDIQTGGGEVLEFALAEAPRRPPLTVATEGWPPNVAKATALLRPRGVAVVASPEDAPLPFADGTFDLVVSRHPVEARWDEIARVLESGGTYFAQHVGPGSVHELTEYFLGPQPQERRDARHPDRERRDAEAAGLEIVDLRAERLRMEFHDIAAVVHFLRKVVWIVPGFTVEAYLPKLRTLHERIETDGAFVAHSTRHLIEARRPGPGRPAR is encoded by the coding sequence ATGCCGGACAAGCGGACCCGTTCCTTCGATGATCTCCTCGCGGAAGGCGCCTCCGTCCCCACCGAGGGATGGGACTTCTCCTGGTTCGAGGGCCGGGCCACCGAGGCCAGGCCCTCCTGGGGGTACGCCGTGTCGATGGCCGGGCGGCTGGGCCGGGCCGGTGCCGCGCTCGACATCCAGACCGGGGGAGGGGAGGTGCTCGAGTTCGCCCTCGCCGAGGCCCCCCGGCGTCCCCCGCTCACCGTCGCCACCGAGGGATGGCCGCCCAACGTCGCCAAGGCCACCGCTCTGCTCCGGCCCCGCGGCGTCGCCGTCGTCGCCTCACCCGAGGACGCGCCGCTGCCCTTCGCCGACGGGACCTTCGATCTCGTCGTCAGCAGGCATCCCGTCGAGGCGCGCTGGGACGAGATCGCCCGGGTGCTGGAGAGCGGTGGCACCTACTTCGCCCAGCACGTCGGGCCGGGCAGCGTCCACGAACTCACCGAGTACTTCCTCGGACCGCAGCCGCAGGAGCGGCGCGACGCCCGGCACCCCGACCGCGAGCGGCGGGACGCCGAGGCCGCCGGGCTGGAGATCGTCGATCTGCGGGCCGAACGGCTCCGCATGGAGTTCCACGACATCGCCGCCGTCGTCCACTTCCTGCGCAAGGTCGTCTGGATCGTCCCGGGCTTCACCGTCGAGGCGTATCTGCCGAAGCTGCGCACCCTGCACGAGCGGATCGAGACGGACGGGGCGTTCGTGGCCCACAGCACCCGTCACCTCATCGAGGCCCGCAGGCCCGGCCCCGGTCGGCCGGCGCGGTGA